In Actinoplanes lobatus, the DNA window GAGCTCAAGCAGACACGGCAGGAGGACTGACCGATGGCGGTAGAAGAGCGGGAGATCGTGATCTCCCGGGTCATCGACGCCCCACGGGAGCTGGTGTTCGAGGCGTTCACCGAGGTCCGTCACCTGTCGCGGTGGTGGGGGCCGGAGGGTTTCAGCACCACCACGCGGTCCTTCGAGTTCCGCGAGGGCGAGGTGTGGGATTTCGTGATGCACGGGCCGGACGGGACCGACTACTCCGAATGGATCACCTGGACCGAGATCGTCCCGCCCGAGCGGATCGCGCTGCTGCACGGGGAGTTCCACGACGATCCGAACGCGTTCGAGTCGGTCCTGACGTTCACACCGGACGGCGTGGCGACCCGGATCGAGATGCGCACGGTGTTCCCCACGAAACAGCTGCGCGACGAGGCGGTCGAGAAATACCACGCTGTCGAGGGTGGCCGGCAGACCCTGGGCAACCTGTCGGCGTACGTCATCGAGGTCTTGCTGAAGGAAGGGGCGAGCTGATGGCCGGAAAGGTGTTCTTCAGCGTGTCGATGTCGCTGGACGGCTTCGTCGCGCCCGAGCCGCCGTCCGTCGCCGATTTCCTCACGCCCGGGAAGCAGGACGATCCGGACGTGCGGCGCTGGATGAAGCAGTGGGGGGAGTTGCAGCAGTGGATGTTCCCGCTGCGGTTC includes these proteins:
- a CDS encoding SRPBCC family protein, with the translated sequence MAVEEREIVISRVIDAPRELVFEAFTEVRHLSRWWGPEGFSTTTRSFEFREGEVWDFVMHGPDGTDYSEWITWTEIVPPERIALLHGEFHDDPNAFESVLTFTPDGVATRIEMRTVFPTKQLRDEAVEKYHAVEGGRQTLGNLSAYVIEVLLKEGAS